A region of the Plasmodium sp. gorilla clade G2 genome assembly, chromosome: 9 genome:
aaaaaaaaaaatacataaaaatgatcTTATAtaagttataatatatatataatagatattaaaaaaaaaattatatttatataatatatataaaataatatatatatatatatatatttattatatttattaaaggaTTGAACTAAATTTTACTTTTAATGAAGAaactataaataatattattatatatatatatatatatttttattatctttattatatatgataaaaatatatataaaaaaaaaaaagaggataatacatttatatataattataataagagGAAAAACCATAAactttgttatatttattatatatatatataatatatataattcttttatattttttttattttatatgattatacatttattatagTTTGTATGAAATAAACTGTAAAACGAAAATTTtcaaacatatttatatatatatatatatatatatataatataaattaaataaatacgttagtcttttttcttcattatatataaaattatattattatatttatatatatatattataatatatatatttattatatatgataaactATACTTTAATTTTCTATGGATAGGcgcataaaataataaataatatatatatatataaaaaaaaaaaaaaaaaaagttaaatatttatatatatatatataatatattatatgaatattataaagacatatataaattttatatattagtaATATTTATCAACCCATACTTTTTTgtcatattttcttataatttttaattgtgaggcaaaaggaaaatattttaaaagaaaagctttttaaaatattttcatatacgAAGGAACatttcttataaatataactaaatataatataatataaatgttatattttttttttgtttctttttttttttttttttttatatgtgccgattatatatattttaatatatatatattatataattatataaaatttgatatattttttttttaactttttatcatttggaaaatcttaattattatatttatttttatacataaaattataaaaaagcaaatatattataaataaataaataaatatatatatatatatatatatatatataatgttttgtcattttataaatatatattagaaaaaaattaacattgtttttttttttatatatatttttttttttttataatttattatttatattattattatatatatatatatgagtgaatgcttttttttatttttaaatattattttattatattttattttattatttattttaaaatgcgtattccttatatttattaaaatggaAGTATTTCATGGGGAATAATGAATGTACACAAATAAAAAgttggaaataaaaaaaaaaaaaaaaaaaaatatacatatatataaaatataaatatataaatatataaatataatgtaagtatattatatatatatatatattttttttttatatattttccaagTGGTATCttaaaatgtattatttccaataaaaaaaaaaaaaaaaaaaaaaaaaaaagtacaataaaatataggaaccaaatataatataatattatattttataaaaattaaaaaaaaaaaaaaatgtatatataaaatatatatgtatatttataataacatttatatttattcctatcgtatatatatattttttttttttttttttttttttctaattgtGTGTgcataatacaaataaaaaaataaaataaaatacgaAATTACAAGATGATAACATTcgaattttcttttttttctttttattattatgatatataagaTTTGGAATACTTTATGTccttaattatatatatataatatattcaataattcttaatttttttttatttatatctaattTGCATgctctttttatataaaaataaaaataggattaaaggaaaaaaattaaataattgaacttatataaatataaaaatatatatataatatatatattattacaaatatgataataaataaaggtatctcattttttattttttaactatatataagttttaaaataaaattgaatCAAGTTTTTCTATCATTCTAATTTtccacataataataattatatatataaaatatatattatcttattactacaatattatttatttgttcattcaTTAAACGAATtagtaattatttatatcccCAGGAAGtaaaactatatatatataaatacatatatattatatatatattttatttttttttgtaataatttttaaaaagtatattaaaaaaaagaggaaagaaaatattattaatctatatttttgtagtatatattatattatattataataaaatgtgttTCCATTTTAAAACTGttcttaaaataaatttaagcACACACAACGAATTTTTATAGATTGACAATttttaatcttttttttgtaaagattttatattaatatatttatttaatacactgaaaaattacaaactttttctttcttaataaaaaaaaaaaaaaaaaaaaaaaaaaaaaaaaaaaaaaacgtacctttttttttttacatatgtatataatatatatatatatatatatatatatatatttatttttcttttgccGTTGTTATGATTAAATGGGTCATATTcataacattattattataagaaattactttatataaataattataggTTATACTAAAAACTTAGgggaaaaagaaataaaaaacgAGAAAACcttaaagaattattttatataataatgtaataaatataaaataataaattaatatataatataaatttatatatttatttattagttattttctttctttctttttttttttttttttttttttttttttgcgtTTTTTGGTATTATTAATTGTGTAATgcgtataaataaaataatatatatattataaatatatatatatatatttaatatatacgtatatataataatttcattgattttattaattttttttttttttctttttctagtcgtaaaatttaaaagattaACTTATTATTTTACAGTCAGTTGGgttttataagaaaaaaaaaaaaaaaaaatatatatatatatatatataatatatttataagaaatatataaaaaattagtcgttatatatatatatatatatatataatatattttatatatatattttattttatttttatttttttttgttggtTTGTTTTATGATTTAAGAACTGTAAaggtttatattattatatatatatatatataatatatattgtattaaatataatatatatttatttaaacgTACCATgttttcataattataaaataaattatatcatttgaatatcatttatttattttatttatttattttttttttttttattattaaaaaaaacacatgATTAACCACGtttaattttatgaaataaataagaatatatttttctataaattttattatattatttataaatacataaatgtattttctttaattattatattttatatttattttcttcattctatttttataaaatgatagGTACCATACTTTCAATTTTGTTTACTCTTATTAAATTGTGTATAGCAACCTCTccaattatttgtattatcttGATATTTGtattgaataaaaataacacacctgatgataaaaaaaaaaaaccagaTTTCTATTTTGAAGTAGATTAAAATGGAGACAAATAAAACAGCTTGTTGTTATTTCATAAAGAGgaatgtttaaaaaatataaaaaggaaaaaaaaagaaatatatatatttatatatatatatatatatatatataaaggaaaaaaataaaaaaagcaGAACAAAATAAACCTTATATAGAGGAAATGTGGATATACTATGGAAACAAGAGAAactcattttaaaaaatatatataaaataatataatgaaatataatttaaagaaaagaaaaaaataattacagTGTTATACAATTTATATTTAGATGTCTTactattttaaatatatttatgaacaGAACAAAGCCAAAAAATAGATTcttcgtttttttttttttttttttttttcaaaagtatttagtaaaaatataaaataattttcttaaaacgaccatatacaaaaaaaaatttgttcaAAATTTCTACACATTTAGctattgaaaaaatatatatatatatatatatatatatataacatcatatgaataatataatattatataactcATACAACATATGTTATGATATTACATGTGTTTATATTATCCAATATTATTGACAATTTGATATAGTTGAatgactttttttttttttttttttaaaaagtattttacttttatttttagacataaataatttttttttttttttttttactttcgAACCATataacttttatatatttaatttttttatgtacacATAAGATTTACAcatcttttaataaaacatatatataaatatatatatatatatatatttatttatttatttttatctcaTATGAAATAATGagatcatataaaaaagaaagaaaaaaaaaaaaacgttcTCAATTTTGTCTCATGAGATTTTTtcccttatatatatatatatatatttttatttatatgtttacatTTAACAATATGTGCGTTAAAATTAAGTCATTGGTATctctattattttttaaaataatgctacatatattttttttttctttcgaaggaaaataaaatgagaaaatacataaaacaggcttcataatttttactacacatataaatatatatatatatatatatatatattttttatgacaTCTTTTTATTAAAGCGTCCTATATgtgttcatataataatatccaATTAATAGATATGattcatttaattattatattatttaaattgttATAAACCTTTTTAATCacacatattttattatatatatgtgcgtACCTATTTTTgaaatgaatttttttttttttttttatcttgttGTGTCTTACATAATATGAAATTTTAAaggaaggaaaaaaaaaaaaaaaaaaaaaaaaaaatgaatacagACATTTCAGAAAATAACGATACGAATATTTATAACACTTCAACTGAAAATGATAAGTTATATTCTATCCATTCtacaaagaaaaacaaaaattatgaatTACTAAATAATTCTGATGAAAAGTATAATTATACACCtcataatattttgaaaGATTTAAATACTGATGCAATAACTACAACTAACAATGATGATATGGAtacaataaattataataacaacaatgaaaaaataaaatatgtagtAGAAAGAGAAGAagacaatataaataaaacgcATGTAGAAATGTTGAGAAAATTAAAATCAAACCAAGAAATAGtaaatcaaaaatataaaaaaaataataaaacgaaaaatattatatatatatatatataatttatacatataattgtgttttttttttttttttttttttttttttttatgttaatagaatttaaaaagaggtgaagaaataaacaaaaatgtgTGTACATTCTTATATgatgattttatattatccaaaaaaaaaaaagggttgaataaaattataaataagttATCTCTCAATACATTCAACTTGTACTTCCGAAAGAATTCAAATTGTTATATTCAAGTTCCACCAGTAGGAAATATAAAGGATATGacaatatattcttttttatatttcatatatttaaatatatatatatatatattttttttttgtgaggTTCTAAATTTATTGAGGGGAGATATAGAAGATATACTAATTGGTCTAAAATATTTGTTCGATAATATTGACGAGATAAATTTCCtcattttaaattttttaaataaattaaaaaaaaaaaaaaaaattcaaaagaaTAAAGTCTTATTACATTTGATAGATTTTATATTGAATAAACtatttgaaaataatttaaattatagatataaaaagACATGCATTTTGGATTTTTATGACAATTTGatgtttaataaaaatacctTCTTCGAGTCAGGTATTAAATGAATTTTATACtggttataaaaataaaataataaataactaTGAcgaataatacatatatatatatgtatacatatatatgtaaattttgaTGTGCTTTtctaattatttatatatttggtGCTCACTATTTTAATAGGAATAATAAATGATgctattaatataaaagacttaagattaatatatttttacaaacataatattaaaatgaagaaggaaaaaaattttcttgttaaaaaaaaaatatataattatgaaagGAATAGAGAAAAAATTAGATTACAAAAGAAtgataagaaaaatgaagatgatatggatcatcaatattatcatacaaataataagaataacaAATACAATTATTTTGCAATAAATCATAGTgctcatatattaaatgaaaaatattatggaaataaaaaaaaaaaaaaaaaaaaatttatatgtggTGAAATTCCATTACCTAACAAATATATAGGtgttcataaatatttaaaaaacaaatcaatatttgataattataattacaataattttgttattaACAATAAGAAAGAAATAATCTACAACATTGATAAGTGtgttagaaaatatataagtgaTCAAAGAAAATGTGATGAAAGGAAAACTAATATATGTACTTGTATTTCTAATATTATAGTAAATGTAAATAGTGATGCAAGATTGCggtaattttataaaatgtaaatttttttataattacacttaaatgtttttatattaaaaaaaaaaaaaaataacatataaatatatatatatttatatatatatattatatatatttatgttacaCATAATATCAATTGCTTATTATTTATGACAGagaaattattaatacaGCAAAGAAAGAAGTCAGAAATGTAAAGAacgttttaataaaaataaaaaagatcgAACATTTAGTCGACAAACTAATTAAGTACGAtaaggaaaatattattgtagaggataaaaatgaagaaacaaaagaaaagaaaaaatgtgaagaaaaaaaatcgACTATGAGATCTAAACAACAATTAGGAGaaggaaaagaaaattatttagatgaagataaaaaaggagacaatcaaaataaagaaaataatgaaaataataaaaatgatgaaagtGATGAACATATTGAACGTGTggattatgaaaatattaaatgcattaaaaaaaaaagtaataccgaagatataaatatttacttagatataaatgatgatcaaataaataatagtttaaaaaataatttaaaagaaaaatgtttTGTTCAAAAGGATAATTACATAAATAGTAGGGAAAAGCAAAAAAAAGGATTAATCAAAAGAAAATACAATGAACTCACAAAGGGAGAGGAATTAAGACACTGCAgacataaaaatgaattagaAAATAATGCAAATGTGCCAAAAACATTTTCACAAATATTTTCCTCTGAggaaagggaaaaaaaaaggaaaagaaaagaaaagagaaaaaatgaaagaaacaaaaaagatGTTGTTGATAGGAATGGTAAAAGCGaggaagataataaaaattatgaaaataatacaaatgataaatatgataaaaatgaagaagaaacaTCTTCACAAAAGGTTAGTGACGAAAGTATAAaaactttttattttgaagaatttgattttaattttgttttattggGAAGTGTGAAAAAAGGTTCAGACAGACATAAGTCTTTATTGTTTAAAGTAagaaatatgataaaaaaaaaaaaataaaataataaataataaatgatcttatttttacattggtaaaataaataaataaatatatatatatatatttatatatatttatttttaatttgtgtAAGGTCTTGTGTGATTCTATTGATATACCATGCAGATATATCCGTTATGTTAAAAACAAAACAGTTCATTATTTCAATCTTGTATTAATTCCTTCTATACCtggtaaataaataaaaatatatataaatatttacatatatatatatatatatttatatgatagacaatataatgattaatttgttttatataaaaaatatttatatattttttttttttttttatattttactcCTGTCCTAATTTATACCTCTACTCCTATGTATAAAGCCCAAAATATTACAGAGTGTTTAATACCTATTTTTtgggaaaataataaaataaaaattaaaacaaatttaaatattcaatcaaaaataacaatatctaattttttgaataacataaaaattaaatttaattttcttGATAATTTCTTCCTAAAGTATAATTTttcaccaaaaaaaaaatatatatatatataaatatatatatatatatttttaatttatattttaaatttacatttaataattGTTATGCCCATAAAATATTGTATAACATATCTTtgtgattatttttttacactttatataatttttttaggatatgggaaaataataatgaaataataaatatagaagattatttcatatttgaaaaaaaattaggaaTGGGAGGATTTGGTGAAGTGTGGAAGGTAAAactaaaaaatgaaacaaatTTACATAATTCGTTTTTTTATTCTGATATCAAGAATACTTCCACTTTTGCTCTGAAAATATTGGACATGAAGTAAGCAcgtacacataaatatatatatatatatacaacacatatatattatattatattatattatattatattatattatattatattatattatattatattttttatgttctcCTATTAGTGAATTTAATTTGAATGAATCTATCATTATGAGAGAAAAGGCTCATACAAATATCATCAAAATTTATTGTGTTTTTAAAGGTAAcacatgaaatatatataagttaaaaatatatatatgtatatatatatatatatatacattattgtTTACATTTCAGGATatcaaatattaattaatagaCAGAAGGAAAACGAAAAGAAAGAATCCCTTTGCTTTCTTCTCGAATTAGCTGATACGTCTttaggtaaaaaaaaaaaaataataaataccattatatttatattaatatgatacaacataaatatatatatatttgatgctttagaaaaattattttgtgaCAAAAGGACAGTATACAATTTAAATTTTGTGAGACTCACACTTTTGGAGATAGCCAAGTTGAAaaaatcaatatataaataaaaatatatatatatatatatatatatatatttatatgattgtatatattatacatatatataacccaTTTTATTATACAGCATAATGTCCTATATCCATAAGCCAAATATTAAACAAgagttttatatatatcgtGACTTGAAACCAGataatgtattaataaaGGTTACACATACATAAaggatatgtatatatatatatatatatatatatatatatttatttatttatatccaaataaatataatatattacacatttatttttgtatattcataAATCGTTAAAGGGTAAGAAGATATTAATAACcgattttaatttatcaagAAAAGTCGATCAAGATTTTGAATTTTTAATGAGTCAATGTTGTGGAACAAAAGGTCATTTAGCACCTGAACAAAAAAGTGTATGctatgataaaaatgtggACGTTTGGGCTTTctctattattatatctaaatttttaaaacacCAAAATTTTCATTACTTTTCTCATTGTATGTATGATATCAATTTGAGTCATTTTGAAATTCAAGTACAAAAATccaaaacaaaatatatatatatatatatatatatatatatatatatatatgtgtgtcccctttttatttgtacatcactttatttattttgtcatCAATAGGatgaatttttaataaatttgttaCTAGCTTGCATTGATGACAACCCTTTCATGAGACCAACGTTTGAGGAAATATCTCAGTAaagaaatacaaataaataaatatataaacacacACAAACacaacacatatatatatatatatatatatatatatatatattatttatttatttatttatatctattatTTACCCTCCATTTTGctcattttaaatatattcaaatttgttgtctttttttatacacTATTAGCTTACTCTTCAACGAAATTATAAGAAACGAATTGGAACAAAATACCCGcttaaaaatgatgaatatttttaattataaaaagaaaagaaaagaaatagaaTGATGAAGAAATTAAGATACAGTCGTTTTATAAAATACAGATAATTctaaaatatagaaaaattatatatatttaaaatattgtcaaatgtatatgtatatatatatatattatatttttaaacttatgaaaaacaatatttatttttttacattttataaacattttaaaCGTTTGTTTTGGatgcatataaaatatgacaaaaaaataaaataaaatgaaaaaaattaaacatatatatatatatatatatatatatatatatatatttatttatttatttattcatatatataatatatgattttatgtaaataatGTACTCCAAAAGAAATAACATAGAAACAATCATATTATGCACAataaacatttattataaaaaaacatgaaaaagattatatatgcatattaatatatttcatttttataatgttgtatattaaaaaaaaaaatatatataaaaataaatctcTTAATGAGACAAATACAATACTTCACTGTAGAAGAATGTAAAAACAAGGgtgggaaaaaaaatatatatatatattaaaaaaaaaataataaaaaaaattaaacaataaaaatatatatatatatatatatatata
Encoded here:
- a CDS encoding protein kinase, putative — translated: MNTDISENNDTNIYNTSTENDKLYSIHSTKKNKNYELLNNSDEKYNYTPHNILKDLNTDAITTTNNDDMDTINYNNNNEKIKYVVEREEDNINKTHVEMLRKLKSNQEINLKRGEEINKNVCTFLYDDFILSKKKKGLNKIINKLSLNTFNLYFRKNSNCYIQVPPVLNLLRGDIEDILIGLKYLFDNIDEINFLILNFLNKLKKKKKIQKNKVLLHLIDFILNKLFENNLNYRYKKTCILDFYDNLMFNKNTFFESGIINDAINIKDLRLIYFYKHNIKMKKEKNFLVKKKIYNYERNREKIRLQKNDKKNEDDMDHQYYHTNNKNNKYNYFAINHSAHILNEKYYGNKKKKKKKFICGEIPLPNKYIGVHKYLKNKSIFDNYNYNNFVINNKKEIIYNIDKCVRKYISDQRKCDERKTNICTCISNIIVNVNSDARLREIINTAKKEVRNVKNVLIKIKKIEHLVDKLIKYDKENIIVEDKNEETKEKKKCEEKKSTMRSKQQLGEGKENYLDEDKKGDNQNKENNENNKNDESDEHIERVDYENIKCIKKKSNTEDINIYLDINDDQINNSLKNNLKEKCFVQKDNYINSREKQKKGLIKRKYNELTKGEELRHCRHKNELENNANVPKTFSQIFSSEEREKKRKRKEKRKNERNKKDVVDRNGKSEEDNKNYENNTNDKYDKNEEETSSQKVSDESIKTFYFEEFDFNFVLLGSVKKGSDRHKSLLFKVLCDSIDIPCRYIRYVKNKTVHYFNLVLIPSIPAQNITECLIPIFWENNKIKIKTNLNIQSKITISNFLNNIKIKFNFLDNFFLKIWENNNEIINIEDYFIFEKKLGMGGFGEVWKVKLKNETNLHNSFFYSDIKNTSTFALKILDMNEFNLNESIIMREKAHTNIIKIYCVFKGYQILINRQKENEKKESLCFLLELADTSLEKLFCDKRTVYNLNFVRLTLLEIANIMSYIHKPNIKQEFYIYRDLKPDNVLIKGKKILITDFNLSRKVDQDFEFLMSQCCGTKGHLAPEQKSVCYDKNVDVWAFSIIISKFLKHQNFHYFSHCMYDINLSHFEIQDEFLINLLLACIDDNPFMRPTFEEISHLLFNEIIRNELEQNTRLKMMNIFNYKKKRKEIE